A region of the Prinia subflava isolate CZ2003 ecotype Zambia chromosome 17, Cam_Psub_1.2, whole genome shotgun sequence genome:
ttaaagcAGCCAAGCAGTAGATTTCTGGTAGAGTTGCCTCAGAGCTTCTCAACAATTTCCGCTGTTCCGTCTCATGACTGTCAGTGCATGGCATGGATTTTTCTAACTAGGCTGCAACAATCCgagccccctcctcccccctcctGCCACAGTGGAAGGCTCACTGCAGCAGGTCTCAAAGTTTGTGtataaaaggaaatggaaagacAGAGATGGACTGGTCCAGAGTTAAAACCTAATATCATAATAATATTAATCAATAATCATCATATGAACAGTAAGAAGGGTGCAGCCTAATGGATGTAGGCCCTGTACACTGCGGACATGTCGTTGTCAGATTGGTCCAATGCTTTTGCTCGTTTATAGACCtaaagagaaatcagaaaagGATCAGAACTTGTTTTTGTGTGAagccctttcccagcagaaaaaCTCCTTTGCTGACCACTGCAACCAGAGAACTGCACAGTATGTCAAATAATCCAAGTGCAGATCAGAAAATGCCAGGTCTTTCTGGGTCTCCTGATGTAACATTCTAAGGGTCTCTACAATCAAAACAAATCCAATGTCACCCtagttaaaatatatttcaatctCTGTTCTCTTGTTGTAGAAATTATGTAATTCTTAGATCTGTGTCTCTGACTGACAAACGGCTCTGTTGAATAAATGCTGAAGAACATATCTGAACACTGAACAACTCTTACCTCgttggcagcagctgccatggGAGTTGGGTGGTTGACAGAATCGCCCAGTGCAATAGCTAATCTAAGATCCTTCTGTATGTATTTCAGGTAGAAATCAGGTTTAAAGTTTCCTTGCAAGATATCTGTGGAGAGGAACCCATGCAAAAAGTAAGCCTGACAAAAGTAAGCCCAGCCCACGCTGTAGGGGGCTGCAATTCAACACCAATCTCCCCTTCCATTGCTGATCACTACTTTTAGCTCTCctgtttctctgctctctgtcatACAGCCACAGCAGATGATGTCACTACTGCCCACTGATAAAGTATGCTCAGATTTCCAACCAGCTTGCCTTCCATTTCACTTGTTACCCTGCCCCAATGAAATCCTAACTTAAGCCCTAAGCAGTCCTAAGTCAGATTCTCGGAAGTCCTAGCTATGAAGGGAAAGGAATGGAAACTCAGCTCTTCCTTTCCAGAATGCTTAAAATACCCACAATCCTGGGCCGATGAAGATGGGACTGTTATTTCCAACCTCTTGCCACTATCTGAAAAGCTAATAGATTGTAAAAAATGACCTGTAAGAAAACAATGTAAGAGAACTTTACTTTGGCACTTCTGGTCCAGGAAGATGCTGGCAAGTTGTCCCTGATTGAGGATATCCAGAAGGGTCTGCTGGGACTGGCCAGTCACTTGAGCCAAAGTCAGTCCTTCTGCTATTGTTGCCATGAAGCTGCCTTGGACCATGTTCACAATCAGCATCATCTTGGCAGCATTGCCTACTTCACCTGGGAGTGAGACACATCATTGGGATTCCTCCAGAAGAGAAATAGCAGCCCTGCTTCCCCAGCCCACATAGCAGTAACTCTGCTAGACTCCTGGCATCAAGCACTTGGCAGCTCTCTCTTGCcctgaagacttcagaaaatattcccattttccaAGCACTCAAAGGAATGGAGAAATCATaagaaaatatgatttaaaaCCAAAAGCATCACAGATCCTCCAAAATGAGCCAGCATTCAAAAAAGAAACCTTAACCTGCTGGCTCTGAAACTGGCCAAGTTCCAGAGGAGCAGGCCAATTTCCCACACTGctccaagagaaaagaaaaagatgacaTACACATCTCAGATTCCCTGCTGAAATTCCCAGTCCTTGCACAGAGAAACTGCTATCAGGCCTTCCATGTTTCAATTACCTAGGAAAAAAGAGGTCTTCCCCATGGCTTGgaaacagctgctgcagtccTCATATAAACCCCTGTCGCCAGCTGCTAGGATCACAAGCATTCCATCATTAGAAAGCTGCTGGTTTCCTGAGACTGGTGCTTCCAGAAAGCGACCACCTCGGGACACTATCACCTGGAATAAGAGCATCTCTGGTTAGCTGTGcatgaacagcagcaggaatatcATGTGGGGCAATCCTGCCCATAAGGACAGAATTTTAAAGCAGAACAAACACCTCCAACATATAAACAGGAGAGGAAAGCACTAATGTGATGTACCACACTGTATCCTGCAAAGTGTGCTTAAGACCAAACACTGACCTCAAACTCCAGGCAAGACCCTCCTGCACCCATCACTGCTGTGAATGTTTTAAGCAGCTGAACTGACACTGACATGCTTTAGTCATGGCACCCTACACTGGCCAAGGGATCAATGCTGAAGGTGTACAAGTGGCCTAAGAATCCCAGAAGATTGCTCATtatattttcccctctttcccagAGAGGAAAGGCCTTTGACGGATCTCTTCAGCCAGACATTTACTAATATGGGTGATTTGCATTCTCAAAATTGATGTTACACACTAGTGCATCACCAACATGTCTACTTAAAACTTCACCAAAACCAGCTCACCCTTTCTTGTAAAACCACAGACATTGCCTTAGGGCAGTGGGGAACAATCAAGATGCCAAAAAGAAACCAGATACCACAACAAAAGTAATCAGAATACTCCTACAGAAATCCTACAATAATATTTCTATAGAATGAAATGTGAAGACATTCATTTTCCCCACCAGAGCATTTAAACCAGGTAAATTATGCATTTTATCAGTCATTAATCCAGACAGGGTTTTACTCTCCAGTTTGCTATAGAGTACCAACTGGTCTACAAATATTTCTTAGGGGATCAAAATCTGGCTGTTTGCCCTGGTACAAAGTAACAGCTCTGCCAAATCTACAGGCTTTGCTGGTATCACCAGAGAACATCCAACACTATTTGCTGGTCAAGATTTGACATGTTATTTTGTCCTGTTTGCCTGGAACTTGAGACTCTCCCAAAAGAAGCCTGAAGACCTCTAGAAGCAGTTTTATTACCAATAGGTAATAAAGTGCCTGACGCAACACAAactgcagaactgctgctgaaTGAACAGCTGGTGTTAAGAGGCTCAGTTCAGTGATTACCTGGGCCAGCTCTGTGACTGTATCTGCATCCACGGTGGACATATCTACATAACACTTCCCTGGGCGAATCCCCTGTAACACTCCACTTGGACCAAGCACCAGCTGTGGAGAACAGAAGAGCGGTAAAGCAATAGGGTGTCTGCAGAGAAACTCCAGTTCTGCAGTTTAAGACTGGCACTGCAGTAGCAGACCCCCACAGGGTTATCAGAACCTGTCCTCAAAGACTTAAAATGCTTAATTTTTGTTgggatatttatttttacacagCTGTACTACATAGGACATACAATGACCCAGGTTACTGTGGTTAGCAGGAATCAGAACTCGCATCCAATGACTGCCATCTTGTAGTCTAACTAGTGGAGGTAAAATAAGAGTTAATCCTTACAtcctttgctgcttttggaTCTGATACGCAGGCAAACGTGATGTCACAGGTGGAGACTACTTCAGCAGGGGTTCTTCCCAGCCGTGCACCCTCCTGGATGAACAAATCACACTGCAAAAGGCACAAGTCCAAAGGTAAGACAAATTAAATACAGAGCAAATGGATTCTTTGCATTTTGCTGTAAACAGTTCCACTGCTGGACACAACTCCAAAGGAGTTAGGCATGTTAATTACACAACAACTTTGTCTTCTTCTGTTGCTTTGTCTACACACACACGAGGCTCTTTTGCAGCTATTCTGAAAAACAAGTGAAGAACTTTGAAAgacacaaagaaacaaaactcttAGGTGAAATGGTAAGAATGTTATGGGTTTGACAAGAAAttattaggggaaaaaagggagatttAGGGAAAAAATTGGTAAAAGGACATAGCAAAA
Encoded here:
- the GLYR1 gene encoding cytokine-like nuclear factor N-PAC isoform X4, coding for MIKINKGKRFQQAVDAVEEFLRKTKGKDQASSHNSTEEKNRHNSSEERGKQSAGEEKRKASLSEGRVKKGTGEGKKRVSSVSSERGSKSPLKRAQDQSPRKRGRPPKDEKDLTIPESSTVKRVMTGTVAGFKWPPSVSEPVKDSDPHFHHFLLSQTEKPAACYQAITKKLKVCEEETGSTSIQAADSTAVNGSITPTDKKIGFLGLGLMGSGIVSNLLKMGHTVTVWNRTAEKCDLFIQEGARLGRTPAEVVSTCDITFACVSDPKAAKDLVLGPSGVLQGIRPGKCYVDMSTVDADTVTELAQVIVSRGGRFLEAPVSGNQQLSNDGMLVILAAGDRGLYEDCSSCFQAMGKTSFFLGEVGNAAKMMLIVNMVQGSFMATIAEGLTLAQVTGQSQQTLLDILNQGQLASIFLDQKCQNILQGNFKPDFYLKYIQKDLRLAIALGDSVNHPTPMAAAANEVYKRAKALDQSDNDMSAVYRAYIH
- the GLYR1 gene encoding cytokine-like nuclear factor N-PAC isoform X3, whose translation is MGATTAPHPPARAPGSPCAARPVCVGKMAAVSLRLGDLVWGKLGRYPPWPGKIVNPPKDLKKPRGKKCFFVKFFGTEDHAWIKVEQLKPYHPHKEEMIKINKGKRFQQAVDAVEEFLRKTKGKDQDLTIPESSTVKRVMTGTVAGFKWPPSVSEPVKDSDPHFHHFLLSQTEKPAACYQAITKKLKVCEEETGSTSIQAADSTAVNGSITPTDKKIGFLGLGLMGSGIVSNLLKMGHTVTVWNRTAEKCDLFIQEGARLGRTPAEVVSTCDITFACVSDPKAAKDLVLGPSGVLQGIRPGKCYVDMSTVDADTVTELAQVIVSRGGRFLEAPVSGNQQLSNDGMLVILAAGDRGLYEDCSSCFQAMGKTSFFLGEVGNAAKMMLIVNMVQGSFMATIAEGLTLAQVTGQSQQTLLDILNQGQLASIFLDQKCQNILQGNFKPDFYLKYIQKDLRLAIALGDSVNHPTPMAAAANEVYKRAKALDQSDNDMSAVYRAYIH